Proteins from a genomic interval of Pseudomonas asplenii:
- a CDS encoding flavin-containing monooxygenase codes for MNAYSSPPAGRESVDIAIIGSGFAGLCMGIKLKEAGIADFFIAERANALGGTWRDNHYPGCACDVQSHVYSFSFAPNPHWSRQFAPQAEIRAYLERCARDFGLEQHLRYNMELHKAVYDEGLQRWQLSFADGREVSARVLVSGMGGLSRPALPDIPGLERFAGKSFHSQNWDHQYPLEGKRVAVIGTGASAIQFVPQIAPRVAHLSLFQRTPPWILPKPDRRVSSVERWLFKHLPVTQRLARSAIYWLLESRVIAFARQPRLMKLVQKVAVRHLHKQVAAPTLRTILTPDYTIGCKRILISNDYYPALTRSHVKVVTQDVSHIEADAVVTRDGTRHPVDCLIYGTGFQATEPLPRGLLIGRNGVDIMDAWAEGAHAYLGSCLPGYPNLFMIIGPNTGLGHNSMILMIEAQVDYILQALKQMREQRIGALEVRPQVESQFNSRLQQQLKRAIWSTGGCRSWYLDPRTGKNTTLWPGSTWRFRQMTRHFELRDYLTFGESPQRPAVVVPAVIEPAQGSHS; via the coding sequence ATGAATGCGTACTCGTCACCCCCCGCAGGCCGCGAATCGGTAGATATCGCGATCATCGGTTCCGGCTTTGCCGGGCTTTGCATGGGCATCAAGCTGAAAGAGGCAGGGATCGCCGATTTCTTCATTGCCGAACGGGCCAACGCGCTCGGCGGCACCTGGCGGGACAATCACTATCCGGGCTGCGCATGCGATGTGCAGTCCCATGTCTACTCCTTTTCCTTCGCACCCAATCCGCACTGGAGCCGACAGTTCGCCCCGCAGGCGGAGATTCGTGCCTACCTGGAGCGCTGTGCCCGGGATTTCGGACTGGAGCAGCACCTGCGCTACAACATGGAGCTGCACAAGGCGGTGTACGACGAGGGACTGCAACGCTGGCAACTGAGCTTCGCCGACGGGCGCGAAGTCAGTGCCCGGGTCCTCGTCAGCGGCATGGGCGGGTTGTCGCGCCCGGCCTTGCCGGATATCCCGGGCCTTGAGCGCTTCGCCGGCAAAAGCTTCCACTCCCAGAACTGGGACCACCAGTATCCGCTGGAGGGCAAGCGTGTCGCGGTGATCGGTACCGGCGCCAGCGCAATCCAGTTCGTTCCGCAAATCGCCCCACGGGTGGCCCACCTGAGCCTGTTCCAGCGCACCCCGCCGTGGATCCTGCCCAAGCCCGACCGCCGGGTCTCCAGTGTTGAACGCTGGTTGTTCAAGCACCTGCCCGTCACCCAGCGACTGGCCCGCTCGGCCATCTACTGGCTGCTCGAAAGCCGGGTGATCGCTTTCGCTCGCCAGCCAAGGTTGATGAAGCTGGTGCAGAAAGTAGCCGTGCGGCACCTGCACAAACAGGTGGCGGCGCCGACCCTGCGCACCATCCTGACCCCCGACTACACCATCGGCTGCAAGCGCATCCTGATCTCCAACGACTACTACCCGGCGCTGACCCGCAGCCATGTCAAGGTGGTGACCCAGGACGTGTCGCACATCGAAGCCGATGCAGTGGTCACCCGCGACGGCACCCGCCACCCGGTCGACTGCCTGATCTACGGCACCGGTTTCCAGGCCACCGAGCCACTGCCCCGCGGCCTGCTGATCGGGCGCAATGGCGTGGACATCATGGATGCCTGGGCCGAGGGCGCCCATGCCTATCTGGGCAGCTGTCTGCCCGGCTATCCCAACCTGTTCATGATCATCGGGCCGAACACAGGCCTGGGACACAACTCGATGATCCTGATGATCGAGGCCCAGGTCGACTACATACTCCAGGCGCTCAAGCAGATGCGTGAACAGCGCATCGGCGCGCTGGAGGTCCGGCCGCAGGTCGAAAGCCAGTTCAACAGCCGCTTGCAGCAGCAGCTCAAGCGTGCGATCTGGTCCACCGGCGGTTGCCGCAGCTGGTACCTGGACCCGCGCACCGGCAAGAACACCACGCTCTGGCCGGGCTCCACCTGGCGTTTCCGCCAAATGACCCGCCACTTCGAACTGCGCGACTACCTCACCTTCGGCGAAAGCCCGCAGCGCCCCGCCGTTGTCGTACCCGCCGTCATCGAACCCGCACAAGGCAGCCACTCATGA
- a CDS encoding SDR family NAD(P)-dependent oxidoreductase produces MKTFDGKVAAITGAGSGMGRALAIALAREGCHLALADKNAAGLEQTLVLARAAALLPLRMSSQVLDVADRLAMFDWAAATAAEHGQINLIFNNAGVALSSTIEGMSLEDLEWIVGINFWGVVHGTQAFLPYLKQSGDGHVVNTSSVFGLFAQPGMSGYNASKFAVRGFTEALRQELDLMANGVSATCVHPGGIRTDIARSSRISDNVKGLLIESEQQARADFEKLFITTAEQAARVILQGVRKNRRRVLIGRDAHALDLFVRLLPSAYQALVVFATRRLSPLGRRKNKTASYDVKDSGGI; encoded by the coding sequence ATGAAGACATTCGACGGCAAGGTCGCCGCCATTACTGGCGCAGGTTCCGGCATGGGCCGGGCGCTGGCCATCGCCCTGGCACGCGAGGGCTGCCACCTGGCACTGGCCGACAAGAACGCTGCCGGCCTTGAACAGACCCTGGTCCTGGCCCGCGCCGCTGCCCTGTTGCCGCTGCGCATGAGCTCCCAGGTGCTGGACGTCGCCGATCGCCTGGCGATGTTCGACTGGGCGGCGGCGACCGCCGCCGAACACGGCCAGATCAACCTGATCTTCAATAATGCCGGCGTCGCCCTGTCGAGCACCATCGAGGGCATGAGCCTGGAAGACCTGGAGTGGATCGTCGGTATCAACTTCTGGGGCGTGGTGCATGGCACCCAGGCCTTTCTGCCCTACCTCAAGCAGTCCGGCGACGGGCATGTCGTCAACACTTCCAGTGTCTTCGGGCTCTTCGCCCAACCCGGCATGAGCGGCTACAACGCCAGCAAATTCGCGGTGCGCGGCTTTACCGAGGCGTTGCGCCAGGAACTCGACCTGATGGCCAACGGCGTCTCGGCCACCTGCGTGCACCCGGGCGGCATCCGCACCGACATCGCCCGTTCCAGCCGCATCAGCGACAACGTCAAGGGCCTGCTGATCGAGAGCGAACAACAGGCCCGGGCCGATTTCGAGAAGTTGTTCATCACCACTGCCGAACAGGCCGCGCGGGTGATCCTGCAAGGCGTGCGCAAGAACCGGCGCCGCGTGCTGATCGGTCGAGATGCCCACGCGCTGGACCTGTTCGTACGGCTGTTGCCCAGTGCCTACCAGGCCCTGGTGGTGTTCGCCACCCGGCGTCTGTCGCCCCTGGGCCGGCGCAAGAACAAGACCGCAAGCTACGACGTCAAGGATTCGGGCGGAATCTGA
- a CDS encoding metal-dependent hydrolase, with translation MLPIRRDIHPELPAERIKDWHAEGPWVTHFFNALSLLFPSGELFFMDSVRHYRDRVEDPQLRQAIQGFIGQEAMHSREHVLYNNLLENAGLPAHLLDRRLRAILDFQKKHFAPSFNLAITIALEHYTAMLADLLLRDPSRFGDSVEGYRQMWTWHALEETEHKAVAFDVWNTVIKPGPKRYLLRTGAMLSTTFFFWLVVFDFHVRLLIADRKSGHPLRGGWRMVKYLFGWRGVFPRIALPWLDYFKPGFHPWDHDNREQLARIDGLMEAIRTQSAK, from the coding sequence ATGCTGCCGATCCGTCGAGACATCCACCCCGAACTGCCAGCCGAACGTATCAAGGACTGGCATGCCGAGGGCCCCTGGGTCACGCATTTCTTCAACGCATTGTCCCTGCTGTTTCCCTCGGGCGAGCTGTTCTTCATGGACAGCGTGCGCCATTACCGCGACCGGGTAGAAGACCCGCAGCTGCGCCAGGCGATCCAGGGGTTCATTGGCCAGGAAGCCATGCACAGCCGCGAACACGTGCTCTATAACAACTTGCTGGAGAACGCCGGACTACCCGCGCACCTGCTCGACCGGCGACTGCGGGCCATCCTCGACTTCCAGAAAAAACATTTCGCGCCATCGTTCAACCTGGCGATCACCATCGCTCTGGAGCACTACACAGCGATGCTCGCCGACCTGCTGCTGCGCGACCCGAGCCGCTTCGGCGACTCGGTCGAAGGCTACCGGCAGATGTGGACCTGGCATGCGCTCGAGGAAACCGAGCACAAGGCGGTGGCCTTCGATGTCTGGAACACGGTCATCAAGCCAGGCCCCAAGCGTTATCTGCTGCGTACCGGCGCGATGTTGTCGACCACGTTCTTTTTCTGGCTGGTGGTGTTCGACTTCCATGTCCGCCTGCTGATCGCCGACCGCAAGTCCGGACATCCACTGCGTGGAGGGTGGCGAATGGTCAAGTACCTGTTCGGCTGGCGTGGGGTTTTCCCACGGATCGCGCTGCCCTGGCTGGATTACTTCAAGCCGGGGTTCCATCCCTGGGACCATGACAATCGCGAGCAGCTGGCACGGATCGATGGGCTGATGGAGGCCATAAGGACGCAGTCAGCCAAATAG
- a CDS encoding HlyD family secretion protein, protein MSESVTTHASAATAEGQTPPGASLTEPRSLRVRIISSLGFAAIALAGVLIVLYAWQLPPFSSAIESTENAQIRGQVTLIGPQLSGYVFEVPVQDFQFVKAGDLLVRLDDRIYQQRLDQALAQLAVQKAALANNQQQRRSAEATIAQRRAALDNSKAQARKSEADLARNQALIGDGSISRRELDVTRADHAQTLAAIAQAEAALEIARQDLQTVVVNRGSLEAAVSNADAAVELARIDLSNTRIVAPRDGQLGQIGVRLGAYVNSGAQLMALVPERCWVIANMKETQMADVREGQAVAFTVDALDHRRFTGRVQRIAPATGSEFSLLQADNATGNFVKIAQRVPVRITVDPGQAEAQRLRPGMSVVVSIDTRSEVKAVTQDF, encoded by the coding sequence ATGAGCGAATCCGTGACCACCCATGCCAGTGCCGCCACCGCCGAGGGGCAGACACCTCCCGGCGCATCGTTGACCGAGCCGCGTTCGTTGCGGGTCCGGATCATCTCGTCGTTGGGTTTTGCCGCGATTGCGCTGGCCGGTGTGCTGATCGTGCTCTACGCCTGGCAACTGCCGCCGTTCAGCAGCGCCATCGAAAGCACCGAAAATGCCCAGATACGAGGGCAAGTGACGTTGATTGGCCCGCAACTGAGCGGTTATGTCTTCGAAGTGCCGGTGCAGGACTTCCAGTTCGTCAAGGCGGGTGACTTGCTGGTGCGCCTGGACGATCGGATCTATCAGCAGCGCCTGGACCAGGCCCTGGCCCAACTGGCGGTACAGAAGGCCGCCCTGGCCAATAACCAGCAGCAACGGCGCAGCGCCGAGGCGACGATCGCCCAGCGGCGCGCGGCGCTGGACAACAGCAAGGCCCAGGCGCGCAAGAGCGAAGCCGACCTGGCCCGCAACCAGGCGTTGATCGGTGATGGTTCGATATCCCGTCGCGAACTGGACGTGACCCGCGCCGATCATGCGCAGACCTTGGCAGCCATCGCCCAGGCCGAGGCGGCTCTGGAGATTGCCCGCCAGGATCTGCAGACCGTGGTGGTCAATCGTGGTTCGCTGGAGGCGGCGGTGAGCAATGCCGATGCGGCGGTCGAGCTGGCGCGTATCGACTTGTCCAATACCCGTATTGTTGCGCCCCGGGACGGGCAACTGGGGCAGATCGGCGTACGCCTTGGCGCCTATGTGAACTCCGGTGCGCAATTGATGGCGTTGGTGCCGGAGCGCTGCTGGGTCATCGCCAACATGAAAGAAACGCAGATGGCTGATGTGCGCGAAGGACAGGCGGTGGCCTTCACCGTCGATGCACTCGATCACCGTCGGTTTACCGGACGGGTCCAGCGCATTGCTCCCGCGACGGGTTCGGAGTTCAGTCTGTTGCAGGCCGATAACGCCACCGGCAACTTCGTCAAGATTGCCCAGCGGGTGCCGGTGCGGATCACCGTCGATCCCGGCCAGGCCGAGGCGCAGCGGCTGCGGCCGGGGATGTCGGTGGTGGTGAGTATCGATACCCGCAGTGAGGTGAAGGCGGTGACGCAGGACTTCTGA